A window of the Corynebacterium minutissimum genome harbors these coding sequences:
- the ribH gene encoding 6,7-dimethyl-8-ribityllumazine synthase yields the protein MSKDGLPTPKNVSGKGIRVAVVTATWNEEICDQLHRRAIETAEEAGAEITAVRVVGALELPVVVQAAARTHDAVVALGCVVRGGTPHFDYVCDSVTQGLTRIALDESTPVGNGVLTVNEYDQAVDRAGFESSAEDKGAESMHAALETVHTLRTLNESTPQ from the coding sequence ATGAGCAAAGACGGCCTTCCTACTCCAAAGAATGTCTCCGGTAAGGGCATCCGCGTGGCCGTGGTAACGGCGACGTGGAACGAGGAAATCTGCGATCAGCTGCACCGCCGCGCTATTGAGACCGCTGAAGAAGCTGGCGCGGAAATCACCGCTGTGCGCGTCGTCGGCGCGTTGGAGCTGCCCGTGGTGGTCCAAGCTGCGGCACGCACGCACGATGCCGTCGTTGCGCTCGGATGCGTTGTCCGCGGTGGGACCCCGCACTTTGATTACGTGTGTGACTCGGTAACGCAAGGCCTCACACGCATTGCTCTCGATGAGTCGACGCCGGTAGGCAACGGCGTGCTCACCGTCAACGAGTATGACCAAGCCGTCGACCGCGCAGGTTTTGAAAGCTCCGCCGAAGACAAGGGCGCGGAATCCATGCACGCAGCTTTAGAAACCGTGCACACCTTGCGTACACTAAACGAGTCGACCCCGCAGTAG
- a CDS encoding PH domain-containing protein → MTDPQIPSEKQPIAARPELSDEQVLAYTSADPFAKTSTKPWEYEARSPFLRKVAIVWVILVMAAHLFMGFTVGLSFTGASVTTIDKFAFPGVGVLISVLSWFALTRPRLRANSDGVEVRNIVGTRFYPWQVIYGLSFPEGSRMARIELPDFEYVPVWALQSGDKTDVIPKVRSFRDLEARYMPQDD, encoded by the coding sequence ATGACGGACCCACAGATTCCTTCGGAGAAGCAGCCGATCGCTGCTCGCCCCGAACTGAGCGATGAGCAGGTGTTGGCCTATACCAGTGCCGATCCCTTTGCGAAGACGTCGACGAAGCCCTGGGAATACGAGGCCCGTTCACCTTTCCTTCGTAAGGTAGCGATCGTCTGGGTCATCCTTGTCATGGCGGCGCACCTCTTCATGGGCTTCACTGTGGGCTTGTCTTTTACCGGTGCCAGCGTGACCACCATTGATAAATTCGCTTTCCCCGGCGTCGGCGTGCTGATTTCTGTGCTGTCCTGGTTCGCCCTTACCCGTCCGCGCCTCCGCGCCAATTCTGACGGAGTGGAGGTTCGCAACATTGTGGGTACGCGTTTTTACCCCTGGCAGGTGATTTATGGCCTGTCCTTCCCGGAAGGTTCGCGCATGGCGCGCATCGAGCTGCCGGACTTCGAGTACGTTCCGGTGTGGGCGCTGCAATCCGGCGATAAGACTGACGTGATTCCGAAGGTGCGTTCCTTCCGCGACCTTGAAGCCCGCTACATGCCGCAGGATGACTAG
- the uvrC gene encoding excinuclease ABC subunit UvrC, with the protein MADPTTYRPAPGSIPTDPGVYKFRDENRRVVYVGKAKNLRARLSNYFQDITQLHPRTRQMVLTAASVEWTVVASEVEALQLEYTWIKRFDPRFNVMYRDDKTYPMLAVSVGETIPRAFFHRGPRRKGVRYFGPYSHAWAVRESLDLLTRVFPMRTCAKGVYNRHERLGRPCLLGYIGKCDAPCIGRVSPEEHRETVNQLMSFMNGNTAPVRKRLTHEMEEASENLEFELAARLRDDLGAIDKLMEQQAVVLSDGTDADLIAFCSDELEAAVQIFHVRAGRIRGQRGWVVERSGDQATTEPIEEGKPDPGLPALIQNFLVQFYSDAVDRQRQEAAEDAKLERRGVDQESHTEMHRGNPIPREILVQVPPEEAEQVTIVLEELRGAHVDLRVPQRGDKRALMETVERNAKEQLRQHKLKRVGDLTARSAALQELQEALGMDSAPLRIECTDISHIQGTDVVASLVVFEDGLPRKSDYRRYRIKEAAGDGHSNDVASIAEVTRRRFKHHHDDKRALPDEELENSTFAEERVREESASTSTRSFYPPQLFIVDGGAPQVAAAQAVFDDLGIVDVTLIGLAKRLEEIWVPGDDEPVILPRSSQALFLLQHLRDEAHRVAITYHRQQRSKRMRTSVLDSIPGLGPQRRTDLVKHFGSVKNLKEASVEDIAEVKGFGPKLAQTVYDHLQKS; encoded by the coding sequence GTGGCTGATCCCACGACCTACCGCCCGGCTCCTGGAAGCATTCCTACGGACCCGGGCGTCTATAAATTCCGGGATGAGAACCGCCGCGTTGTCTACGTGGGCAAGGCAAAGAACCTCCGTGCACGTTTGTCCAACTACTTTCAGGACATCACGCAACTACATCCGCGGACCCGCCAGATGGTTCTCACAGCCGCGTCGGTGGAATGGACCGTGGTGGCCAGCGAAGTGGAAGCACTCCAGCTGGAGTACACGTGGATTAAGCGCTTCGATCCGCGGTTCAATGTTATGTACCGCGATGATAAGACTTACCCCATGCTCGCGGTTTCGGTGGGAGAGACCATCCCACGCGCGTTCTTCCACCGTGGCCCGCGCCGCAAAGGCGTACGCTATTTCGGCCCGTATTCGCATGCGTGGGCAGTACGTGAGTCACTCGATCTCCTTACCCGTGTGTTCCCCATGCGCACGTGCGCTAAAGGCGTGTACAACCGCCACGAGCGCCTAGGCCGGCCGTGTTTGTTGGGGTACATCGGCAAGTGCGACGCGCCCTGCATTGGCCGGGTCAGCCCTGAAGAACACCGCGAGACGGTGAACCAACTCATGAGCTTCATGAACGGCAACACCGCGCCCGTGCGCAAGCGGTTGACGCACGAGATGGAGGAAGCGTCGGAGAACCTAGAGTTCGAGCTGGCCGCACGGCTTCGTGATGACTTGGGAGCGATTGACAAGCTCATGGAACAGCAGGCCGTGGTGCTCTCTGATGGCACTGACGCCGACCTCATTGCGTTTTGTTCGGATGAGCTTGAAGCCGCGGTGCAGATTTTCCATGTGCGTGCCGGCCGTATTCGCGGCCAGCGCGGGTGGGTCGTAGAGCGATCAGGCGATCAGGCCACAACGGAGCCCATCGAGGAAGGCAAACCGGATCCCGGCCTGCCGGCACTTATCCAGAATTTCCTTGTGCAGTTCTATTCCGATGCCGTTGACAGGCAGCGCCAAGAAGCCGCTGAGGACGCGAAACTGGAGCGCAGGGGAGTGGACCAAGAGTCCCACACCGAAATGCATCGCGGCAACCCTATACCGCGTGAAATCCTGGTGCAGGTCCCGCCGGAGGAGGCCGAGCAAGTCACGATCGTTTTGGAAGAATTACGCGGCGCCCACGTAGACCTGCGTGTCCCGCAGCGCGGCGATAAGCGCGCCCTCATGGAGACCGTGGAGCGCAACGCCAAGGAACAGCTGCGTCAGCACAAGCTCAAACGCGTAGGCGACCTCACCGCACGGTCGGCAGCATTGCAGGAACTGCAGGAAGCCTTAGGAATGGACTCCGCCCCGCTGCGCATCGAATGTACGGATATCTCACACATCCAAGGCACCGACGTGGTGGCTTCTCTCGTTGTTTTCGAAGATGGACTCCCACGCAAGTCGGATTACCGCCGGTACCGCATCAAAGAAGCCGCCGGTGATGGACACTCGAATGATGTAGCCTCCATTGCCGAGGTCACTCGACGCCGTTTCAAACACCACCACGATGACAAACGTGCCTTGCCTGATGAGGAGCTGGAGAACTCCACATTTGCTGAGGAACGCGTGCGTGAGGAATCCGCCAGCACGTCGACCCGCAGCTTCTATCCTCCACAACTCTTTATCGTCGATGGTGGCGCGCCCCAGGTTGCTGCTGCCCAGGCGGTCTTTGATGATCTGGGGATTGTCGATGTCACCCTGATTGGCTTGGCTAAGCGTCTGGAGGAGATTTGGGTTCCCGGTGACGATGAACCAGTCATTCTTCCACGTAGTTCACAGGCGCTATTCCTCCTTCAGCACCTGCGTGATGAGGCACACCGCGTGGCTATTACCTATCACCGTCAGCAGCGCTCAAAGCGGATGCGGACATCGGTGCTTGACTCCATACCGGGCTTGGGACCGCAACGCCGCACTGACTTAGTTAAACACTTCGGATCCGTGAAAAACCTCAAGGAAGCCAGCGTGGAGGATATCGCTGAGGTCAAGGGTTTTGGCCCGAAGCTCGCGCAGACGGTGTACGACCACTTGCAGAAGTCCTAG
- the rapZ gene encoding RNase adapter RapZ has product MEAMTLFDSPPILVTGMSGGGLTSAAKVLEDKGYYVAHNIPPKAIVDLLKLCARPDSPVTKIAAVTDVRSRMFPGSLPETLDELAELDMKPTLLFLDARDDVLIRRFDSVRRTHPLQDGETLKAGIQRERVAVQDIRNRADIIIDTTNLSIHDLRRAIEASFGEMGHERQHVTLESFGFKHGSPRDADLVVDVRFLPNPYWVPELRGYRGTDEPVADYVLSRDAAQPFIQNFINMLDSMLTGYRHEGKNFITVGIGCTGGHHRSVAITEEIARRLRERGDIDVSTLHRDINRD; this is encoded by the coding sequence ATAGAGGCCATGACGTTGTTTGATTCCCCGCCCATTTTGGTGACCGGCATGTCCGGTGGAGGCTTAACCTCGGCAGCCAAGGTGTTGGAGGATAAAGGCTACTATGTGGCCCACAACATTCCGCCGAAGGCCATCGTTGACCTGCTGAAACTTTGTGCACGCCCCGACTCGCCCGTGACCAAAATCGCGGCGGTGACGGATGTGCGCTCCCGCATGTTCCCGGGTTCCCTTCCGGAGACACTCGACGAGCTGGCAGAACTGGATATGAAACCCACGCTGCTCTTCCTCGATGCACGCGATGATGTCCTTATCCGCCGTTTTGATTCGGTGCGTCGAACGCACCCGCTCCAGGATGGTGAGACCCTCAAGGCAGGTATCCAGCGTGAGCGCGTGGCGGTTCAAGACATCCGGAATCGTGCGGACATCATCATCGATACGACCAATCTGTCCATCCATGATCTGCGCCGAGCCATCGAGGCATCGTTCGGCGAGATGGGGCATGAACGCCAGCACGTAACGCTTGAGTCTTTCGGCTTCAAGCATGGCTCACCGCGTGATGCCGATCTTGTCGTCGATGTGCGGTTCCTTCCCAATCCTTATTGGGTTCCGGAACTGCGCGGCTACCGGGGTACGGACGAGCCGGTGGCTGACTATGTGTTGTCACGTGACGCGGCGCAGCCTTTCATACAGAACTTCATTAACATGCTTGATTCCATGCTTACTGGCTACCGTCATGAAGGAAAGAACTTCATCACGGTAGGCATTGGCTGTACCGGTGGTCACCACCGCTCCGTTGCAATCACTGAAGAAATCGCACGCAGACTGCGCGAGCGCGGCGACATCGACGTCAGCACGCTGCACCGCGACATCAATCGCGATTAA
- a CDS encoding gluconeogenesis factor YvcK family protein, producing the protein MASLGGGHGLYQTLLAARRTGAEAISAIVTVADDGGSSGRLRRELDIIPPGDLRMALAALSSDSEQGQLWATTLQHRFGGNGAMAGHAVGNLLIAGLSDVLGDFQAALDAVAKLTDSAGRVLPSVNLPLNIEADVAGLDDDPRVMRSVRGQVAVASTVGQVRRVRIIPERPEANQATLDALHEADMITLGPGSWFSSVLPHVLVPDIVEAITSSDALRVVVLNLSAEPGETQGFSAERHLHVLAQHAPNLRVDRVIVDSESLPNESERVFVQRAASVLGATAVFRDVCQIDDNGQILNKHCPDKLAAVFNELYNEYVGEAE; encoded by the coding sequence ATGGCCAGCCTTGGCGGTGGCCATGGTCTTTACCAAACCCTGTTGGCAGCTCGCCGCACAGGCGCCGAGGCAATCTCTGCCATCGTGACAGTGGCGGATGACGGCGGTTCTTCCGGTCGGCTTCGCCGTGAACTCGACATCATTCCACCCGGGGACCTGCGCATGGCATTAGCAGCGCTGTCGAGCGATTCCGAACAAGGTCAGCTGTGGGCGACTACCTTGCAGCACCGTTTCGGCGGCAATGGTGCCATGGCTGGCCACGCCGTGGGCAACCTGCTTATCGCCGGTTTGAGTGACGTGCTAGGCGATTTTCAGGCCGCGCTAGATGCCGTAGCTAAGCTCACAGACTCCGCCGGGCGCGTGCTTCCGTCCGTCAACCTTCCGCTCAATATTGAAGCGGATGTAGCCGGGCTTGACGACGACCCCCGCGTCATGCGCTCCGTTCGCGGTCAGGTCGCCGTTGCCTCGACGGTGGGGCAGGTACGCCGCGTGCGCATCATCCCGGAACGTCCGGAGGCAAACCAAGCAACGCTCGATGCTCTACATGAGGCGGACATGATCACGTTGGGGCCTGGGTCGTGGTTTAGCTCTGTCTTGCCCCACGTTCTGGTTCCGGACATCGTGGAAGCCATTACCTCCTCTGACGCGTTGCGCGTTGTCGTGCTGAATCTGTCGGCAGAGCCAGGGGAGACCCAAGGTTTTTCTGCTGAGCGTCACCTTCACGTACTGGCACAACATGCTCCGAATCTGCGTGTCGACCGCGTCATCGTCGACAGTGAAAGCCTGCCAAATGAATCCGAGCGCGTGTTTGTCCAACGTGCTGCAAGCGTCTTGGGCGCAACGGCAGTCTTCCGCGACGTGTGCCAGATCGATGACAACGGGCAGATCCTTAACAAGCATTGTCCGGATAAGCTTGCTGCGGTGTTTAACGAGCTCTATAACGAGTACGTTGGCGAGGCTGAATAG
- the whiA gene encoding DNA-binding protein WhiA, translating into MSASLTNQVKEELTAVSVPRQSARAAEVAAILRFAGELHVTGERVTYDVELESSTVADRLVTALDELYSITATTNLAGPASSSKKNRIQVRITSGAKELTRRLGLVTRSGHPVVGLPPQVISGSIADNEAAWRGAFLAQGSLTEPGRSSALEVTCPCQEAALALVGCARRLGVSAKTKETRGADRVVVRDGDAIGALLTRMGAQETRLTWEKKRIQREAHDTSRRLDNFDDANLRRSARAAVTAAARVERAMVILGDDVPEHLADAGRLRVQHREASLEELGRLADPPMTKDAVAGRIRRLLSMADKRAKELGVPDTTKSVTEDLFNDA; encoded by the coding sequence GTGTCTGCGTCATTGACCAATCAGGTCAAGGAGGAGCTAACGGCGGTTTCCGTACCGCGACAGTCTGCCCGCGCGGCAGAAGTTGCCGCTATCTTGAGGTTCGCCGGTGAGCTACACGTTACTGGCGAGCGCGTGACCTATGACGTCGAGCTGGAGTCGAGCACGGTGGCCGACCGCCTCGTCACCGCTCTTGATGAGCTGTATTCCATCACTGCCACGACGAATTTGGCGGGCCCTGCGTCCTCGTCAAAAAAGAACCGCATTCAGGTGCGGATTACGTCTGGGGCGAAGGAACTGACCCGCCGTCTCGGCCTCGTGACGCGTTCTGGCCACCCAGTAGTAGGCCTGCCACCACAGGTTATCTCCGGCTCTATCGCAGACAATGAGGCTGCGTGGCGTGGAGCATTCTTGGCGCAGGGCTCTCTTACTGAGCCGGGTCGTTCTTCGGCTCTGGAAGTTACTTGCCCCTGCCAAGAGGCGGCACTGGCGCTCGTGGGTTGTGCTCGTCGCCTTGGAGTGTCGGCTAAGACGAAGGAAACTCGCGGTGCGGACCGTGTTGTGGTGCGTGACGGCGACGCTATCGGTGCACTGTTGACCCGTATGGGCGCGCAAGAAACGCGCTTGACATGGGAGAAGAAGCGCATTCAACGCGAAGCTCATGACACGTCCCGTCGTCTCGACAACTTTGACGATGCCAACCTGCGTCGCTCGGCACGTGCGGCTGTCACTGCGGCTGCCCGTGTAGAGCGCGCAATGGTGATTTTGGGCGATGACGTACCTGAGCACCTAGCGGATGCAGGCCGTTTGCGCGTTCAGCACCGTGAAGCCTCCCTGGAAGAGCTAGGCCGCCTAGCGGACCCGCCGATGACCAAAGACGCGGTTGCAGGCCGTATTCGGCGACTGCTGTCCATGGCGGATAAGCGCGCGAAAGAGCTAGGGGTCCCCGACACAACGAAGTCCGTAACCGAGGACCTTTTTAACGATGCCTAA
- the gap gene encoding type I glyceraldehyde-3-phosphate dehydrogenase yields MTIRVGINGFGRIGRNFFRAVAQGNNDLQVVAVNDLTDNATLANLLKYDSVLGRFDGEIEHDDESITVNGHRVAVSAERDPKNLNWAEHNVDIVIESTGFFTDGEAAKAHLESGAKKVIISAPGKNVDATFVYGVNSDEYDADNHNVISAASCTTNCLAPMAKVLHEKFGIEKGLMTTIHAYTGDQRIQDAPHRDLRRARAAAVNMVPTSTGAAKAVSLVLPELEGKLDGYAMRVPTITGSATDLTFQASRDVTVEEINAAIKEAATGEFGETLGYTEDPIVSTDIITDPHGCIFDAGMTKVSNGNFVKVLGWYDNEWGYTSQLVRVTSLVASKL; encoded by the coding sequence GTGACCATTCGCGTAGGCATCAACGGCTTTGGCCGCATCGGCCGTAACTTCTTCCGTGCAGTTGCACAGGGCAACAATGACCTTCAGGTCGTCGCCGTCAACGACTTGACCGATAACGCTACTCTGGCAAACCTGCTCAAGTATGACTCCGTTCTCGGTCGCTTCGATGGCGAGATTGAGCACGACGATGAGTCCATCACCGTTAACGGTCACCGTGTTGCAGTGTCCGCTGAGCGTGACCCGAAGAACCTGAACTGGGCTGAGCACAACGTTGACATCGTCATCGAGTCCACCGGTTTCTTCACCGATGGTGAAGCAGCAAAGGCACACCTTGAGTCTGGTGCCAAGAAGGTCATCATCTCTGCACCAGGCAAGAACGTGGATGCTACCTTCGTCTACGGTGTCAACTCTGATGAGTACGACGCTGACAACCACAACGTCATCTCGGCCGCATCCTGCACCACCAACTGCCTCGCTCCGATGGCTAAGGTCCTGCACGAGAAGTTCGGCATCGAAAAGGGCCTGATGACCACCATCCACGCTTACACCGGCGATCAGCGCATCCAGGATGCCCCTCACCGTGACCTGCGCCGTGCTCGCGCTGCAGCCGTGAACATGGTTCCGACCTCCACCGGTGCAGCCAAGGCAGTCTCCCTCGTTCTCCCGGAGCTGGAAGGCAAGCTCGACGGCTACGCTATGCGCGTACCGACCATCACCGGTTCCGCTACCGACCTGACCTTCCAGGCTTCGCGCGACGTTACCGTCGAGGAAATCAATGCTGCCATCAAGGAGGCTGCTACCGGCGAGTTCGGTGAGACCCTGGGCTACACCGAGGACCCGATTGTCTCCACCGATATCATCACTGACCCGCACGGCTGCATCTTCGATGCTGGCATGACCAAGGTGTCCAACGGCAACTTCGTCAAGGTACTTGGCTGGTACGACAACGAGTGGGGCTACACCTCCCAGCTGGTTCGTGTCACCTCCCTGGTGGCTTCCAAGCTCTAA
- a CDS encoding phosphoglycerate kinase: MAFKTLDDLLAEGVEGRHVLVRSDFNVPLDDEGNITDSGRITASLPTIKALVEGGAKVILSAHLGRPKGEANPKYSLAPVAEALSEALDQYVALAGDVSGEDAHERANGLNDGDVLLLENVRFDARETSKDEAERGAFADELVALAADNGAFVSDGFGVVHRAQASVYDVAKRLPAYAGKLVQKEVETLAAVAKEPEHPYVVVLGGAKVSDKLGVIEALAGKADKVIIGGGMCYTLLAAQGYNVQNSLLQEDQIDNCKDLLERFGDKIVLPVDLVAATEFNAEAENKVVALDGIPEGWMSLDIGPESVKKFDEVIATSKTVFWNGPMGVFEMEAFSKGTAGVAQSIIDATANSGSFTVVGGGDSAASVRLLELDEDGFSHISTGGGASLEFLEGKELPGVKVLES, translated from the coding sequence ATGGCTTTCAAGACTTTGGATGACCTGCTCGCGGAAGGCGTCGAGGGCCGTCACGTCCTCGTCCGCTCGGATTTCAACGTCCCATTGGATGATGAAGGAAACATCACTGACTCCGGCCGCATCACCGCGTCTCTGCCCACCATCAAGGCTCTCGTAGAGGGCGGCGCCAAGGTAATCCTGTCCGCTCACCTTGGCCGACCGAAGGGTGAGGCCAACCCGAAGTACTCCTTGGCGCCAGTTGCTGAGGCGTTGTCCGAAGCCCTCGACCAGTACGTGGCGCTCGCTGGCGATGTCAGCGGGGAAGACGCTCACGAGCGTGCCAACGGCCTCAACGATGGCGATGTACTCCTGCTGGAGAACGTTCGCTTCGATGCTCGTGAAACCTCCAAGGATGAGGCAGAACGCGGCGCCTTCGCCGATGAACTCGTTGCTCTAGCTGCCGACAACGGTGCTTTCGTTTCCGACGGTTTCGGCGTTGTTCACCGCGCTCAGGCTTCCGTGTACGACGTGGCCAAGCGCCTTCCTGCCTACGCCGGAAAGCTCGTTCAGAAGGAAGTAGAGACCCTTGCTGCTGTAGCTAAGGAGCCGGAGCACCCCTACGTCGTCGTTCTCGGCGGCGCCAAGGTTTCCGACAAGCTCGGCGTCATTGAGGCGCTAGCTGGCAAGGCCGACAAGGTCATCATCGGCGGCGGCATGTGTTACACCCTTCTGGCAGCACAGGGTTACAACGTACAGAACTCCCTGCTGCAGGAAGACCAGATTGACAATTGCAAGGATCTGCTCGAGCGCTTCGGCGACAAGATTGTCTTGCCAGTCGACCTTGTTGCTGCCACCGAGTTCAATGCAGAGGCCGAGAACAAGGTCGTCGCCCTGGATGGCATTCCGGAGGGCTGGATGTCCCTCGACATTGGACCGGAGTCCGTGAAGAAGTTCGACGAGGTCATCGCCACCTCCAAGACTGTCTTCTGGAATGGCCCCATGGGCGTCTTCGAGATGGAGGCTTTCTCTAAGGGCACCGCTGGCGTGGCACAGTCCATCATCGATGCCACCGCTAATAGTGGCTCCTTCACCGTCGTCGGTGGCGGCGACTCCGCTGCCTCCGTCCGGCTGTTGGAGCTGGACGAGGATGGTTTCTCCCACATTTCCACCGGTGGCGGCGCATCCCTCGAGTTCCTTGAAGGTAAGGAACTGCCAGGCGTCAAGGTCCTCGAGTCCTAA
- the tpiA gene encoding triose-phosphate isomerase — protein MARTPLIAGNWKMNLDHKEAIGSLQKFAFALPKDYYEKVDVAFMVPFTDIRTVQTLVDGDDLKFTYGSQDISKHESGAYTGEVSGKMLSALGCSWAVVGHSERRQYHGETDKLVAEKAAAALANGISPIVCVGEPLDVREKGTHVDYVVTQTRNSLEGLSAEDLAKTVIAYEPVWAIGTGKVASADDAQEVCAAIRDLVRELGGDEVAESIRILYGGSVKVDSVAEIVGKPDVDGGLVGGASLKGEEFAKLAANAASDA, from the coding sequence ATGGCACGCACCCCACTTATTGCCGGCAACTGGAAGATGAACCTCGACCACAAGGAAGCCATCGGCTCCCTGCAGAAGTTTGCCTTCGCACTGCCTAAGGACTACTACGAGAAGGTCGACGTAGCCTTTATGGTTCCGTTCACCGATATCCGTACCGTGCAGACCCTTGTCGATGGGGACGACCTCAAGTTCACCTATGGTTCCCAGGACATCTCCAAGCACGAGTCCGGCGCCTACACCGGTGAAGTCTCTGGCAAGATGCTCTCTGCTCTGGGCTGCTCGTGGGCCGTCGTTGGCCACTCTGAGCGTCGCCAATACCACGGCGAGACCGACAAGCTCGTAGCTGAGAAAGCTGCCGCAGCCCTGGCCAATGGCATCAGCCCTATTGTCTGCGTAGGCGAGCCACTTGACGTTCGCGAAAAGGGCACTCACGTTGATTACGTGGTAACGCAGACCCGAAACTCGCTGGAAGGCCTGTCCGCCGAAGACCTAGCCAAGACTGTAATCGCCTACGAGCCAGTATGGGCCATCGGTACCGGCAAGGTGGCCTCTGCTGATGACGCCCAGGAGGTGTGCGCGGCTATCCGTGACCTCGTCCGCGAGCTTGGTGGCGATGAGGTCGCTGAGAGCATCCGCATTCTCTACGGCGGCTCCGTCAAGGTTGACTCCGTTGCTGAGATCGTGGGCAAGCCGGACGTTGATGGCGGTCTGGTTGGCGGCGCATCGCTCAAGGGCGAGGAGTTTGCCAAGCTGGCAGCCAACGCAGCCTCGGATGCCTAA
- the secG gene encoding preprotein translocase subunit SecG: MILALEIILVIAAILMSIFVLLHKGKGGGLSSLFGGGVQSNLSGSTVVEKNLDRYTVVMVIIWLACIVALNLLQAYS, translated from the coding sequence ATGATCTTGGCACTGGAAATCATCCTGGTGATTGCCGCAATCCTTATGTCCATCTTCGTGCTGTTGCACAAGGGCAAGGGCGGCGGCCTGTCGAGCCTTTTCGGCGGCGGTGTGCAGTCCAACCTTTCTGGTTCCACCGTGGTGGAGAAGAACCTTGATCGCTACACCGTGGTCATGGTCATTATCTGGCTCGCCTGCATCGTGGCGCTGAACCTGCTTCAGGCATACAGCTAG
- the pgl gene encoding 6-phosphogluconolactonase codes for MVTLHRVSDVDELISSAALAFVDAIAAVQAPGGGLHKDGVARVVLTGGGAGIGLLRELARLDQAAKTQGPDFPALAVDWTRVHVFFGDERNVPATDPDSNEGQAREALLSHVGIPEHHIHGYDLGAISMEHAAQAYEGEIREFAPEGFDLHLLGMGGEGHINSIFPHAEAVYEDKDFAFAVHDSPKPPAERVTLTYPAINRSQRVWFLVAGEEKAEAAAHLVAGASAEDWPAAGAHGTEETILFLADSAATEL; via the coding sequence ATGGTTACTCTTCACCGCGTCAGCGATGTAGACGAGCTCATATCCTCCGCCGCCCTCGCGTTTGTTGATGCGATCGCGGCAGTCCAGGCCCCAGGCGGTGGCTTGCATAAGGACGGCGTCGCTCGCGTAGTGCTCACCGGTGGCGGCGCGGGGATTGGTCTCCTTCGCGAGCTAGCGCGCTTGGACCAAGCTGCCAAGACGCAGGGACCCGATTTCCCTGCTCTTGCGGTGGATTGGACGCGCGTTCACGTTTTCTTTGGTGATGAGCGCAATGTGCCCGCCACGGACCCGGATTCCAACGAGGGCCAAGCCCGGGAAGCACTCCTCAGCCACGTGGGTATTCCTGAACATCACATCCATGGCTACGATCTCGGCGCTATATCGATGGAGCACGCAGCGCAGGCCTATGAAGGCGAGATTCGCGAATTTGCCCCGGAAGGTTTTGATCTCCACCTGCTCGGCATGGGCGGAGAAGGCCACATTAATTCGATATTCCCGCACGCAGAGGCCGTGTATGAAGACAAGGACTTTGCCTTCGCAGTCCATGACTCGCCCAAGCCACCAGCTGAGCGTGTCACGCTAACGTATCCTGCCATCAACCGTTCGCAGCGCGTTTGGTTCCTCGTCGCGGGCGAAGAAAAGGCAGAGGCCGCTGCGCATCTCGTCGCCGGTGCCTCTGCTGAGGACTGGCCCGCTGCCGGTGCCCACGGTACCGAGGAAACGATTCTCTTCCTCGCTGACAGCGCTGCCACGGAGCTCTAG